From the Deinococcota bacterium genome, the window GCGTGAGCCGCCTCGCCGCCAGCCCGGCCGAGCGCGCCGAGAGGCTGATGGGGGCGCGGCTCTACGAGCAGGCGCTCGAGGCTCTGGAGGGCCTGTCGCGACCCTCGCTCACGGCGCCCATCCTGCGCGCGCTCGGCCGCCACGAGGAGGCGCTGGCGGCCTACCGCCTCTGGCTGCAAGATGAGCCGGAGAGCGAGCGAGCGCGCTACGGCGAGGCCTCGAGCCTCTTCGACCTCGGCCGCAACCCCGAGGCGGACGCGCTCTTCGCTGACTTGCCGGGCGCGCAGGCGCTCTCCTACCGCGGGCACATCGCCCGGCGGGCAGAGGACACCGCACGCGCCACCGACTTCTACCGCCGGGCGGGCGACGCCCACAACCTCTGGGGCGTGACCGAGCGGCTCGAGGCCGAGGGGCGCTACCGCGAGGCCATCGCCCTCTACCTCGAGCTGACGCGGTCGGGCACCGTCTACGCCGACGACGCCGCCTACCGCGCCTTCGTCCTGGCCGGGCGCCTGGGCGACGAGGGCGCGCAGGCCTCGGCCCGGGCGCTCATGCCGGACCATAGCTATCTCGGGCTGTCGCTAGGCAAGGCGCTCGGGCCGCCTACCACCAGCCTGTTGCCCAAGAGCGGGCACCCGGCGCTCGAGCTGGCCCATGCGCTCGCCCGGGCGGGTGACTTCGGGGCCGCCATCGGCGAGCTGCGCTTTGCCGCCAGGGAGGCTGGTGACGAGGCCAGCGCCGCCGACATAGCCGAAGCGCTCTACAACCTGGGCGACTTCCGGCAGAGCTACCTGATAGCCAACCACTGGCTCCTCGAGGGCAGCCGCGACCTGCGCACCTGGCGGCTGGCCTACCCCAGGGCCTACAGCGAGCTGGTCACCCACCAGGCCGAGCACTGGGGCGTCGATCCTTATCTCATCTGGGCGGTGATGCGCCAGGAGTCGCGCTACTACCCCAGGGCGGTGTCGGTCTCGAACGCCCAAGGGCTCATGCAGGTCATTCCTCCCACCTGGGGCTGGCTGGCCGAACTCAAGAGAGAAACGCCCGGCGACGCCTTCGATCCCTATGACAACATCCGCTACGGCACCTATTACCTGAGGCGGCTGCTGGACCAGTTCGGTGGCGACCTCGAGCTCGTCACCGCCGCCTACAACGGCGGGCCGGGCTATATAGGCCGCCTCTACGCCGCGCCGCCCGTCAGCGGCAACCGCGAGGACTTCTTGCGCTTTATCGACCGGCAGGAACCCAGAGAGTACATCCAGCAAGTCATGCTCAACTACCACATCTACCGGGCACTCTACGACGAGGATTGAGGCGCGGCAGGCAGGTGTTGTACCCGCTCTGGTATACAGGCGCGGTTTTCGCCCGCGACGCCCGCCAGGACGTGGTGGAGCGCGAGGTTTCAAAGCCGTTCCCTGCTACCAAGGGGGGCCGAACCCCCATGATAGACTTTGCCAAAGGGAACGGTGGGATGGTGTCAGCCACAGACCCTCCACCACGAAACCCTCAGGGGAGGTCGAAGAGATGTACCGAGGAAGAGAAGGGCAGTGGGCCTTCATTCTGCACCGCGCGTCAGGGATCGCCATCGCTGTCTATCTGTTCACGCACGTCATGAACATCAGCCTGGTGATGTTCGGCCCTGACATCGCCAACCGGGTCATGGGCTTTTTTCATACCGGCATCTTCCGGGTCGGCCTGGTCCTGGTCATGGCCGGCGTCGTCTACCACGCCCTCAACGGCCTCAGAATCATCGTCATGGACTTTACCGACTGGGGCGTCAGGTACCAAAGGCAGCTCTGGTACGCGGTCCTGGTGGTGACGACCATCATCGGCATTCCGGTCCTGATCAAGGTCGTCCCCGAGATCATCGCGGACCTGGTACACTGATGGCGACCACCACCCCCAGAACCCTGAGCCAGGCCAGGGCGACCTACAGCAGCAACAGCGAGCTCGCCTGGTGGGTCTTTATGCGCGTCTCGGGTTTTCTGCTGGTCTTTCTCACCTTCGGCCACCTGTGGATGTACAACATCGCCATCAACGCCGCCAGCATCGACTACGCCTTCGTGGTCGAGCGCCAGTCGATCGCCTGGGTGCGCATCTACGACACCTTTCTCCTGGGCCTGGCCATGCTCCACGGCATGAACGGCCTGCGCTACAGCGTCGAGGACTACATCAGGAACCGCTCGGCGCGGGCCTGGACCAAGATCTTGCTCTACAGCCTCACGGCGGGCATCTTCGTCTTCGGCATCATGACGCTCTGGACCTTCAGCTTTCAGCAGATGGGTGACGCCCTGCGCGCGGCGGGGCAGTAGGGGGTGTGATGGTAAAAGCTCATAAATACGACGTGATCGTGGTCGGCGCGGGCGGCGCGGGCATGATGGCGGCGCGCTACGCGGCGCAGCAGCCCGGCGTAAAGGTCGCGGTGATCAGCAAGCTCTACCCGACCCGCTCGCACACCGGCGCGGCCCAAGGCGGCGTCGGCGCCGCTCTCGGCAACGTTTCCGAGGACCACGCCGAGTGGCACGCCTTTGACACCATCAAGGGCGGCGATTATCTCACGGACCAGGACGTCGCCGAGGTCTTTTCCCGCGAGGTGATCGAGGCGGTTTACGAGCTCGAGCACATGGGCTTGCCCTTCTCGCGCACGCCCGAGGGCAGAATAGCCCAG encodes:
- a CDS encoding succinate dehydrogenase hydrophobic membrane anchor subunit, with the protein product MATTTPRTLSQARATYSSNSELAWWVFMRVSGFLLVFLTFGHLWMYNIAINAASIDYAFVVERQSIAWVRIYDTFLLGLAMLHGMNGLRYSVEDYIRNRSARAWTKILLYSLTAGIFVFGIMTLWTFSFQQMGDALRAAGQ
- a CDS encoding transglycosylase SLT domain-containing protein, with product VSRLAASPAERAERLMGARLYEQALEALEGLSRPSLTAPILRALGRHEEALAAYRLWLQDEPESERARYGEASSLFDLGRNPEADALFADLPGAQALSYRGHIARRAEDTARATDFYRRAGDAHNLWGVTERLEAEGRYREAIALYLELTRSGTVYADDAAYRAFVLAGRLGDEGAQASARALMPDHSYLGLSLGKALGPPTTSLLPKSGHPALELAHALARAGDFGAAIGELRFAAREAGDEASAADIAEALYNLGDFRQSYLIANHWLLEGSRDLRTWRLAYPRAYSELVTHQAEHWGVDPYLIWAVMRQESRYYPRAVSVSNAQGLMQVIPPTWGWLAELKRETPGDAFDPYDNIRYGTYYLRRLLDQFGGDLELVTAAYNGGPGYIGRLYAAPPVSGNREDFLRFIDRQEPREYIQQVMLNYHIYRALYDED
- the sdhC gene encoding succinate dehydrogenase, cytochrome b556 subunit codes for the protein MYRGREGQWAFILHRASGIAIAVYLFTHVMNISLVMFGPDIANRVMGFFHTGIFRVGLVLVMAGVVYHALNGLRIIVMDFTDWGVRYQRQLWYAVLVVTTIIGIPVLIKVVPEIIADLVH